The nucleotide window GGTTATTCGAGCACGAAGATTTGTTTCTTCGCGCAGATGTCTTTGAGGATCTTCGGCCACACGGTTACGCTGACTTCGCCGAGGTGGGCTTTGCGGAGGATCCACATTTGGGTACGCGACTGGCCGATGCCTCCGCCGACCGAGAGCGGCACCTGGTTGTTCAGGATGGCCTGGTGATAGGGCAGCTTGAGGTTGTCGAGCTGGCTGGCCATGCCGAGCTGCACCTTCAAGGTCTCGGCGTTGACGCGGATGCCCATGGATGACAGTTCGTGGCGGCGCTTGGTCACGTGGTTCCAGACCAGGATGTCGCCGTTGATGCCGTGCGTGGGCTTGCCGGTTTCCTTGCTGGTGTCGGTGACCCAGTCGTCGTAGTCGGCGGCGCGGTTCTCGTGCGGATAGCCGTCTTTGAGCGGCCAGCCGATGCCGATGATGAAGACGGCCGGGTACTTCTGCAGGATGGCCGTCTCGCGCTGCTTGCGCGGCAGGTCAGGATACATGTCGAGAATTTCTTCGGCGTGCAGGAAGGTGAGTTCCTCGGGCATGTTGGGATAGCGCGGGTCCTTGAGCTGCGGGAACATGTCCTGCGCGAAACGCTCGGCGCCCCAAAGCACCTTCCATATCTTGCGCACCACGTCTTTGAGGAACGCGACGTTGCGATCGGCGGCGGTGATGGCGCGCTCCCAATCCCACTGGTCGACGTAGCAACTGTGGTCGTGATCGAGGAAGTAGTCCTTGCGGACGGCGCGCATGTCGGTGCAGAGGCCTTCGCCGGGCTTCATGCCGAACTGCTGGAGGGCGACGCGTTTCCACTTGGTTGCGTCCTGTACGACCTGGGCGTCAATGGGATGCTTGTTGTAGTCGTTGTTGATGTGGAACTGGATGGGCGTGCGCGAACCGTCGCGGTCGAGCATGTCGTTGACACCGCTCTCGACGTCGACGATGAGCGGTACCTGGACCATCATCAGGTTCAGTTCACGGCAAAGATTCTCTTCAATGTACTGTTTGACCGCGTAGATGGCTTTCTGCGTCTGCTTGCGGTCCAGTAAGGAGTGGTAGTCGGTGGGCAGAATTCGCTCGAGGTCCTCGTAGTTGCCAATGCCGGGACCGGCGAGATCCGCTCGTTTGTCCAAAGTCGTAGATGCCATACTTCGCTCCTCCAGGGAGTCGGTTATGAGTTCACGATTCGGTCTAAACGAGGCCGAAAATTGGTTCAGGAGAACGAGACCACAGAGGGGGAGTGAGAGGCTGTAATGGTTGTCACAGGGGGATGTGTTGGGAAAGGGCGATCGCGCACCCACATCTGCTAAAGGCGGCACATGTGGGGCGCCGGGCGGAGGACGCGAAGGGTCACTCAATCGGCGGAGTGGGCGATTTGCCGGTGAGCAGTTCTTGATTCGGCGAGTTGCTGGGCCGTCGAGCGGTAATGGAGGTAGTCGCGGCGGAGGAGGATTTCGTCGGGAGTTCCGGCGCAGGATTGGGAGGCCATCTTAGACCATGCCATGCGGAAGACGGAATAGGCGAGCAGGTAATCGGGGAGACGGTCGCGGGGATCGTTGCCGGAGAGGTGCTGGTAGTGGGCGAGGAAGGCGACGGTGGGGGCGGTGTCCATGCGGAACTCGATGACTGCGCCGGCGAGGTCCCAGGCGATGTCGCAGGGGCCGGGGAAGAAATGGTCGTCGCCGTGGCTGACAGCGTCGAATTTGAGGATGCGACCGTCATCGGCGCGGAGCCACTCGTGGGGCAACATGCGGGAATCGGTGACGACGCAGGTCTGAACGTCGAGAGTGAGCGGCGGGGCGAGTGCTGCACCGAATTCGCACTGCCAGTTCCACGCGGCCATGGTGGAGAGTTCGGGCGAAATTTCGTCGGAGCGAAATTCGCGGGCGCGGAAGGCACAGTATTCGGCGAGGCGGTGGAGGAGTTCGGGAGAGATATCGGATGGGGTGAGGCTGCGGCCGGGAATGAAGTCATAGACGCCAAAACCTTTTTCGAGGGCGAGCAGTGGTGGGGCAAAACCGGAAGCGGCGAGATTGGCGGCGCGAGCGGCGATGGTTTCACCGTAATGTCCGTAGCCGTGGAACTTGAAGCGGCGACGACCGTCGACGCTCATGTACTTGGCGGATTCGAGTTGTGACCAGATGGCGGGCCGGCAGTCGGGGGGAAAAGCGGATCGCCAGGAGCCACCACCGAGATCGATAGCGGCTGCCGAGGGGAGAACAGGTGCGGGATCGACGGCGCGGAAATGATATCGAGACCAGCGGTCGGCGGCATTCGGGGCGCGGAGGAGAGCGGGGTCGGGCCAGCGGCTGCCCAGCATCCAGATGCGGTCGCGCGAGACGCCGGCGTGCTCGGCGGCTTCTGCGACGGAGAGGAATGACGAACCACTGATGCCGGGACCTTCGTCGACGACGAAGACGTGGGGTTCAGATGCGGAGGAACGGAGCCAGCACACTTCGCGTTCGTTGAACGAAAACTGGCGCTCGTAAGGGTGCCCGTGAGGACGAACGGTGATGCGCTCGGCGGCGACTCCGCGCGCGCGGAGAGCGGCGCAGAAGACGGCACTGAGGGTTGTGCCAATGCTGCGGAGGCCGATGACACGGGCGGATTGTAGCGGACTGAGGGTGCGCGCGAGATCGATAAATTTCTGGGGATGCAGGGCGTAGTAGGCGAAGCCCTCGGCGACGGAGAGTTGAAGGGCGTCCGGAAGTTGAAGCGAAGTCGCGGCGGCGAGCAGATCGTTCGCGTCGAAGAAGGAGGCGGTTACGAGGGACTCGGCGATACGATCCGTGATGTTCACGGCACCGACGGATTCGGAATCAGCGCTGTCGGAGATGACGTCGGCAAAGGCGCATTCGAGTTCACCGGCGGCGATGAGGGCGGCGATGCAAGTGTCTTCTGCCGGATTTTCGAAATAAAGGTGAAGGGAGTGGACGAGGCGATTGCGCAGAGTGTTGCCGGAGATGGTCTTTCGGCCTGCGCGAAAGACATACATATTCCACCCGGAGTTATCCATCTTCTCCGCTCAACACAAGAATTCGACTCCGAAGCGTTCGAAGAATTCGAACCGGACGGGAGCTTCTACTTGGGATGTGGCTAGGCGGCTTTGCGTTTTCCGCCGCGCGGAGAACGAGCGACATCGCCGTCTTTGTCGATGAAATAAAGGAACTGGTTATCGCGGTTTACGGCATTCTCGACGAGAACCTTGGATTCACCCGCACCGCTTTTAGGCTTCTGGCAGACATTGCCGTTGCCATCGATGAAGTAAAGGTAGGTCTTGTAATCGCGCTTCAGGTTGAGCTTCTTCACCTTCTCGGCCATTTCTGTTCCCTCGCCGAGATTGGATTCGGCTTGGGAAATGGCCGTTGGCCGACGGTACAGTGGGGCGATAAGTGATTGTTTCTAATGGGTGATCCGGAGAAGCCGAAGGGAGCCGCAGCGGATTGGGGTGGGTACAGAGCGAAAAGAGAGACCGTGCCGGCGAGGTGCAGGTCTCATGACTCGGGTTCCCGCTGAACGATATCTGCCAACACACATCTGCCAACTGCGGCAGATGTGGGGCACGAAGCAAAACGCTCTACTTGCGGCGTTTTCTGGACCTTGGTTCGCGAGATTCTGGTTCTTTCCTGGATGACGCGAGTTTGATGTCGTCGCCGGGAGCGGATACGCGGCGGACGATGGGCGTGTTGAGCTTGTATTTGCGATCGACGATCTGTCCGTTTTGGGCCTGCAGGCGGAGAGTGAAGGTGGGAAGCACGCCTTCTTTGTCGAAGTTTTCGGTGGCGACCTTCACGGGGAAGAAGCCGACGACATTGCGCTCGCGGTAAGCGGTTTCGTAGCGGTGCTTGCGGGTGTTGCGGGTGAAGACGCGGAACTGGTCGAAGTCGTAAGGGAGACCGTCCTTTGGAGTGCTCAGCAGGACGAGGTATTGCGGGAACTTCTGACCGTCTTCGTCGACCTGGTCGAGGACGAAGGCGGCCTGGATGCGCTGCCCTTCGGCGTACTGCGCGATGTCGAGAGGAATGTCGAGATCGATCATGCGCGCGAGTACCCAGCCGTAATGCCCTTCCTGGCTTCTTACGAGCCACCAGTCGTCGTAGATCTTCGGTGGCTCCTGCGGTTCTCCGTTCTTGCTGGGCTTAACGACGGCGAGCGCCTGCTTTTCGGGACGCACGGTGGTGGCACGTTTGAAGATGTCGACCTTCTCGCCGTCGGTGAGCTGATACAGGGTATCGGCGTTGCGCGAAGGCTCGATGTGCATGTTCAGTTTCGCGCGAGTGACGGCGCGGCCCTGGGTGGGAAGCCCTTTGCTGTCTTCATCGAGTTTCTGGAATTGCTTGTAGACGGCTTCGGTGATGGTGAAGCGCTCTTCGAGCCAGCCCTCTTCCTTGCGAGCGGTTCGGACGCGCAGGAAGCGCCGCTGGTGCTCGAGGACCTGGACGCGCTCACCGCTCTTGACCATCCCGACCTTGTTGTAAACGGCGGCAATGCGATCGCGAAGAAATGCCTGGGGCACCGAGACGTAGACGTATTCGCGGGACCCGCCGGAACCCCGGTTACAGGCGACCGTCGCAAGTACAACGAACAAGGCAGCGAAGAGAACGGGACCCGGCGTGCGTCGAGAGATGTGCGAACGAAAGAATTTCCAGAGATTCACGGCTCTATAAAACTATACCGCAATGTGAGCACACGAAGACATCGGCACTTTCGGGAACGGTGTTCGCGAAGTTACTGCACGGTGATGGTGATGTTGTTCGAAACCGTGCCGGTAGTGGTTGTGACGGAAGCAGTGATCTTGGCAGTTCCGGTCGAGACTCCGGTCACCACGCCCGAACTGCTCACAGTAGCAACGCTGGTGGTATCGGAACTCCATGCGACCTGATTCGTAAGGGTCTGCGTGCTGCCATCAGCGAACGTTCCTGTGGCCGTAAGCGGCAGGGTTGAGCCACTGGTGACGATAGTGGTCGTGGAGGTGATGTTTATTGTATTCAGCGCCGAGGTGTTGACGATGACCCCGGCGGATGACGACACACCGTCCTGCGATGCGGTAACAGTGGTGTTGCCTGATGCAACGGCCGTCACGAGACCGGCGCTGACGGTGGCAACACCGGCCGAGGAACTGCTCCATTTTGCGGTGCTGGTGACGTCCTTGCTATCGCCGTTCACGGTAGTACCGTTGGCGGTGAACTGCTTGGTCTCACCGACGGTAAGGAAGATGGAAGCCGGAGTGACGCTGATGCTATTCAGAGCACTGCCGGAGACAAAGAAGTCGCCGCATCCGCTGGAGAAGAATGCGAGCAGGAGAAGGAGAAGGACTGCGGAACTCCGGATGTTTGCGACGGCTTTAATAGTCCGCATCATGCGCGAATTCTACCAAAACGGGCTACTATGAAGATCGGTGGAAGGTAAGAAAACTCAACTTTCGTATATTTTGAGGAGACTCCTTGACAGCCTCTCTGTCCTTCGCGAGCAAATCCCTCGGTATCGTGTTACTGGCTGCGGCCGGCGTATTGAGCGGAGCTGCACAGGCAGCGCCGGCCAAGGAAACCGTCTGCAAGTCGTGCATGGAAAAGGATATCCGGTATCTTGCCAGCGACGAACTGCGGGGGCGCGGAAGCGCTACCGAGGATGAGTTGACAGCAGCGAAGTATATTGCGGCAGTATTCCAGAAACTAGGGCTGGAGCCCGCGATGGGTGAAGACTACATCATCCCGGTTAAGCTCACGCGGAAGAAGTTTGTCAGTCCTCCGCACCTTAAATTCACCGTCAATGGCAAAGAGATGGTCTGGACGCACGGAAGGGAGATGATTGCACTGCGCCTGACGGCGGCGGAGATACAGGGAAAGATCGTGCACATCAACCCGGATCCGGCGCAGGCGTCGAAGGCCCCGTTGGGAAGCATCGTTGTCGTGACCGAGCCGATTCCGGACGAGGAGAGGAGGCAAGTACTCGGCTCGCTGCTCTCCAGTGACGCATCACTGGTGATCATTCAGGCTTCGGGACCCTTCGAGCACAACTGGGATCGATATGCGAACCAGCCTGCGATGCTTCCCACCACGGTCGAGGGGGAGGAGAGTGCACGGAGGCGTGCGGCGCTGGTGGTTGTAAAAAGTGAGGAAATGCGAACGCTCGCGCAGGTCCCCGCGGGAACCGAAGTCACAATATCGGGCACGACGGCGGAAGACGATCAGCAGACGCGAAACGTGGTTGGCGTGCTGCGCGGAAGCGACCCGGCGCTGAAGGCGCAGTATGTGATGTTCTCCGCTCACATGGACCATTTAGGAGTTTGCGCGAAGACGGGCGACACGATCTGCAATGGCGCCGATGACGATGCCTCGGGAACGGCCACGGTGCTGGAACTGGCACGAATTTTTACCAGAGGACCTCGTCCGAAACGCAGCGTCGTATTTGCGACATTCGGCAGCGAAGAACTCGGACTGCTGGGTTCGCGCGGAATGGCTGCGAAGCCGCCGTTCCCTTTAGGTGACGTTGTGGCCGACATCGAATTCGAACAGACGGCTCTGCCGGAATCGAAGGTAGGCGGCAAGGAATTCTGGATGACGGGATCGCAGCTATCAGATTTGCGGAGTTTGCTGGTGCAGCACGGTAGCCAGTTGGCGGATGATCCCTTTCCAGACAATCCATTTTTCCGCGCTTCCGACAATTACAGTTTTGCCACGAAGGGAGTGGTTGCGCACACCATGAGCGGGGCGGCGGAATTTCCTGACTACCACCAACCCGGAGATGAAGCACAAAAACTGAACTACGAGTTCCTGGCGAATTCGTTGCAAGCAGTTTTGCCGGGGCTGACGTGGCTTGCGAACAGCCCCGCGCGGCCGACTTACGAGCCGGGAAAGAATGCGGCAGAGGCCAAGTGAGCCGTTGCGCCGGTAGTAGAATCGGATAGCGAAATGAAGACATTCAGCCTGCAAGAAGCGCAGTCGTTGTTGCCGATACTGGAGAGCCTGCTGCGATCATCGATCGAAGGGAAGAAGGTCATCGAAGAGGTGGACAAGGAACTCTCGTCGCTGAGCGAACGGATTTTCCTGACCGGCGGCGCCTTCATTGAAGTGAAAAAGGTGGCGCTGCGGCGGGCGGAGCGCGACAAGGCCATCCAGAAAGTGAAGGACGCTATCGCTGAAATAAACGCGATAGGGGTGCAGGTGAAGGACCTCGATATCGGCTTGCTGGACTTTCCGTGCAAGGTGGGCGACGAAATCGTGCTGCTGTGCTGGAAGTTGGGCGAGGCTGCGATAACACACTGGCACGGAACAGAAGAAGGATTTGCTGGACGGAAACCGATTGATGACAGGATCGCGCGAGCGAAGTCGGGCGATATTAACTAGAGGTGGGGCTCTGGCCAGGGGATGACCTCAGAGGCTAAAGCCCCAGAGTGTGCGCGAGTTTATCGGCACGGCTAAGGCCGTGTCCCTTCAAAACAGGAGACGATGGCACCGGCGGAGATCAGTACATTATTTTTCGACTGGGACGGGACGCTGGTGGATTCGGCGATGTCGTCGTATCTCACTTTCCAGAAAGCTCTGGAGCACTGCGGGATTCCGTTCTCATGGGAGCAGTTCGAAGCGTATTTCACGCCGGACTGGCACCGGATATACGAAGCGGTGGGGTTAGAGCAGGAGCGGTGGCTGGTCGCCGACCAGGCGTGGCGCGACAACTATCCGTGCGTACAATATTCGCTTGTGCAGGGCGCGAAAGATACGTTGCTGGCGCTGCGGGATCGCGGGTATCACGTGGGAGTTGTTACCAGCGGGAACCGCTGGCGCCTGGCAAACGAGATTCGGGACTTTGGGCTGGACGGCGTTTTCGATGTCGTGATCTGCAGCGACGATGTGACGAAGCGTAAACCGCATCCGGAAGGGCTCTTCAAAGCAGCGGCGCACATGAAGTGCGAGCCGAACTGCTGTTCTTACATTGGCGACGTTCCCGAGGATATCCTGGCGGGCAAGAACGCGGGAATGCATACGATCGGGGTGAAGAGCGGATTCCCAACCTCGAGGCGGCTCGGTGAGAGCGCGCCGGATCTGCAGCTGGAAGAGATAGCGGACCTGCTGAAACACTTCGCGAAGTAAGTCAAAAGGCAGAGGAAAAAGGGCAGAACGGGACAGGTTTTCGTTTTGGCTTTTGTCCTCTTCCCTTTGATTTCCCTAAACTTCTTTCTGATCGACGTAGCACCAGCGCCAGGTTTCGCCGGGTTCGAAGGATTGCATGATGGGGTGCTTGGTGGCATGGAAGTGCTTGGTGGCATGTTTATTGGGAGAACTGTCGCAGCATCCGACGTGGCCGCAGGTAAGACACATGCGCAGGTGGACCCACTGGGCACCGATCTTCAGGCACTCTTCACATCCGTAAGAAGACGGGTTGACATCGCGGATTTCAGAAACGTGTTTGCAGGCTGCCATGGGTTCTCCCTTTGTGCGCGGCATCACGAAACGTTCACTATGCAACTGGATGACAGGCAGAAGTGTAACGATTCAGGGGCGCTCTGACAGTTAGCCGATCAGGTACTCAGAGGAGGCCGCTGGATTTCGCCGACAAGATGTTCAGGGCGGCTTCGAGGCGAGAGATGGCCTCTTCGAGCCCTGGATGGCGATCGAGTTCCTCGCGGAGTTCCTGGAGAAGACTGTGAGCCTGGGCGACTTGTTGCGCGGCTTCCTGCCTCGACTTCTCAGATTCTGTGGGCGGACGAGTATCCATATTGATCTCCGGGGATGTGTACAGGAATATTATGCCCCATTCGTTGCTGAGGCTGATGCTCATCTGGGATTCGGGTAGGTCTTGCATCTACGGACGAAGTTTCGAGAACGATTAGGCGAGGGAGGACTGCGCTTCTATGCGTCTGGGCTACATGTAAGAAGGGCATCGTGGCGGGCGAGGCGCGGGCGCTAAAGAGGATTTAGCCAAATCTCTAATCGTTCCATCAAGTCAGGGATGACCAGCACTGAGTCTTGAGGCCTCAAACTGCGCTTTCACGAGTTCCTGCTCAATCGGCCACTCCGTGAAAGAAAACCACAGGATGGTGATGATGTTCACAATCGGAACGGCTAGTAACACCGAGAACCACCGCGAAAATCCAGCCTTGGAAAAAATGTTTCCGAACACGACAACCGTAAAAACTGCCTGAACGACAACTATGACGAT belongs to Terriglobia bacterium and includes:
- the asnA gene encoding aspartate--ammonia ligase, with the translated sequence MASTTLDKRADLAGPGIGNYEDLERILPTDYHSLLDRKQTQKAIYAVKQYIEENLCRELNLMMVQVPLIVDVESGVNDMLDRDGSRTPIQFHINNDYNKHPIDAQVVQDATKWKRVALQQFGMKPGEGLCTDMRAVRKDYFLDHDHSCYVDQWDWERAITAADRNVAFLKDVVRKIWKVLWGAERFAQDMFPQLKDPRYPNMPEELTFLHAEEILDMYPDLPRKQRETAILQKYPAVFIIGIGWPLKDGYPHENRAADYDDWVTDTSKETGKPTHGINGDILVWNHVTKRRHELSSMGIRVNAETLKVQLGMASQLDNLKLPYHQAILNNQVPLSVGGGIGQSRTQMWILRKAHLGEVSVTVWPKILKDICAKKQIFVLE
- a CDS encoding SH3 domain-containing protein; translated protein: MNLWKFFRSHISRRTPGPVLFAALFVVLATVACNRGSGGSREYVYVSVPQAFLRDRIAAVYNKVGMVKSGERVQVLEHQRRFLRVRTARKEEGWLEERFTITEAVYKQFQKLDEDSKGLPTQGRAVTRAKLNMHIEPSRNADTLYQLTDGEKVDIFKRATTVRPEKQALAVVKPSKNGEPQEPPKIYDDWWLVRSQEGHYGWVLARMIDLDIPLDIAQYAEGQRIQAAFVLDQVDEDGQKFPQYLVLLSTPKDGLPYDFDQFRVFTRNTRKHRYETAYRERNVVGFFPVKVATENFDKEGVLPTFTLRLQAQNGQIVDRKYKLNTPIVRRVSAPGDDIKLASSRKEPESREPRSRKRRK
- a CDS encoding Ig-like domain-containing protein; translation: MMRTIKAVANIRSSAVLLLLLLAFFSSGCGDFFVSGSALNSISVTPASIFLTVGETKQFTANGTTVNGDSKDVTSTAKWSSSSAGVATVSAGLVTAVASGNTTVTASQDGVSSSAGVIVNTSALNTINITSTTTIVTSGSTLPLTATGTFADGSTQTLTNQVAWSSDTTSVATVSSSGVVTGVSTGTAKITASVTTTTGTVSNNITITVQ
- a CDS encoding M28 family peptidase codes for the protein MTASLSFASKSLGIVLLAAAGVLSGAAQAAPAKETVCKSCMEKDIRYLASDELRGRGSATEDELTAAKYIAAVFQKLGLEPAMGEDYIIPVKLTRKKFVSPPHLKFTVNGKEMVWTHGREMIALRLTAAEIQGKIVHINPDPAQASKAPLGSIVVVTEPIPDEERRQVLGSLLSSDASLVIIQASGPFEHNWDRYANQPAMLPTTVEGEESARRRAALVVVKSEEMRTLAQVPAGTEVTISGTTAEDDQQTRNVVGVLRGSDPALKAQYVMFSAHMDHLGVCAKTGDTICNGADDDASGTATVLELARIFTRGPRPKRSVVFATFGSEELGLLGSRGMAAKPPFPLGDVVADIEFEQTALPESKVGGKEFWMTGSQLSDLRSLLVQHGSQLADDPFPDNPFFRASDNYSFATKGVVAHTMSGAAEFPDYHQPGDEAQKLNYEFLANSLQAVLPGLTWLANSPARPTYEPGKNAAEAK
- a CDS encoding DUF2203 domain-containing protein — encoded protein: MKTFSLQEAQSLLPILESLLRSSIEGKKVIEEVDKELSSLSERIFLTGGAFIEVKKVALRRAERDKAIQKVKDAIAEINAIGVQVKDLDIGLLDFPCKVGDEIVLLCWKLGEAAITHWHGTEEGFAGRKPIDDRIARAKSGDIN
- a CDS encoding HAD family hydrolase, which produces MAPAEISTLFFDWDGTLVDSAMSSYLTFQKALEHCGIPFSWEQFEAYFTPDWHRIYEAVGLEQERWLVADQAWRDNYPCVQYSLVQGAKDTLLALRDRGYHVGVVTSGNRWRLANEIRDFGLDGVFDVVICSDDVTKRKPHPEGLFKAAAHMKCEPNCCSYIGDVPEDILAGKNAGMHTIGVKSGFPTSRRLGESAPDLQLEEIADLLKHFAK
- a CDS encoding UBP-type zinc finger domain-containing protein, whose amino-acid sequence is MAACKHVSEIRDVNPSSYGCEECLKIGAQWVHLRMCLTCGHVGCCDSSPNKHATKHFHATKHPIMQSFEPGETWRWCYVDQKEV